The following proteins are encoded in a genomic region of Lachnospiraceae bacterium KM106-2:
- a CDS encoding DNA-binding protein HBsu — protein MNKAELVAAIAEKTELSKKDSEKALKAFIDVVTEELVKGEKVQLVGFGTFEVSERAAREGRNPQTGKTMTIAASKAPKFKAGKALKDVINA, from the coding sequence ATGAACAAAGCAGAATTAGTTGCAGCAATTGCTGAAAAAACTGAATTATCTAAAAAAGATTCTGAAAAAGCTTTAAAAGCTTTTATTGATGTAGTTACAGAAGAATTAGTTAAAGGTGAAAAAGTACAATTAGTTGGTTTCGGTACTTTCGAAGTATCTGAAAGAGCAGCTAGAGAAGGTAGAAATCCTCAAACTGGTAAAACTATGACAATCGCTGCATCTAAAGCACCTAAATTTAAAGCTGGTAAAGCTTTAAAAGATGTTATTAATGCTTAA
- a CDS encoding nucleoside triphosphate pyrophosphohydrolase MazG — MENRYEFNDFRQIISQLRSENGCPWDREQTHESLKQCMLEEAYEVVDGIDQYEKTKDAENLCEELGDVLLQVMMHSQIAEEEGCFTIDDVIDGISKKMVHRHPHVFGEVKVANSEEVLDNWETIKQEEKKESFVSDGMKRIPKALPALMKATKVQKKAAKVGFDFDSYDQALSKVYEEIQELEEARENGLEREIEEEFGDLLFSVVNISRFLKLNAENSLTNATDKFINRFVEVEKLAYSEGRELDKMSIDELDALWGRVK; from the coding sequence ATGGAAAATCGATATGAGTTTAATGACTTTCGACAAATTATATCACAGTTAAGAAGCGAGAATGGATGTCCATGGGATCGCGAGCAGACTCACGAAAGTTTGAAACAATGTATGTTAGAAGAAGCATATGAAGTGGTAGACGGCATCGATCAGTATGAAAAGACGAAAGATGCCGAGAACCTTTGTGAGGAGCTTGGAGATGTTCTTTTACAAGTCATGATGCACAGTCAGATTGCTGAGGAAGAAGGCTGTTTTACAATTGATGATGTGATCGATGGCATTAGTAAGAAGATGGTACATCGTCATCCTCATGTATTTGGAGAGGTCAAAGTAGCCAATTCAGAAGAGGTATTAGACAATTGGGAAACAATTAAGCAAGAAGAGAAAAAAGAGTCGTTTGTATCCGATGGAATGAAGAGGATACCAAAAGCACTTCCTGCATTAATGAAAGCGACAAAAGTACAAAAAAAGGCAGCAAAAGTCGGATTCGATTTCGACTCCTATGATCAAGCATTGAGTAAGGTTTATGAAGAAATTCAAGAACTAGAAGAGGCCCGAGAAAATGGGTTAGAAAGGGAGATTGAAGAAGAATTTGGGGACTTGCTGTTCTCTGTGGTAAATATATCGAGATTTTTAAAACTAAATGCAGAAAATTCCTTGACAAATGCTACGGATAAGTTTATAAATAGATTTGTAGAAGTTGAGAAACTGGCTTATTCAGAAGGTCGGGAGCTTGACAAGATGTCCATAGATGAGCTAGATGCTCTTTGGGGACGGGTTAAGTAA
- a CDS encoding forespore shell protein gives MDEKQVTPKSHKIVITNRRTIVLTGVNDVLSFDANEVLLETVQGILMIRGEELHVSRLSLEKGEVDVDGKVDSLTYSDNTGFVKSGETLFGRLFK, from the coding sequence ATGGATGAAAAACAAGTTACTCCCAAGAGTCATAAAATAGTGATCACCAATCGGAGAACAATCGTATTAACGGGTGTGAATGATGTTTTGTCTTTTGATGCAAACGAGGTGCTTCTTGAGACCGTTCAAGGAATATTGATGATTCGTGGAGAAGAGCTGCATGTAAGCCGGTTATCCTTGGAAAAGGGTGAGGTAGATGTAGATGGCAAGGTGGATAGTCTTACATATTCTGATAATACGGGTTTTGTAAAATCAGGAGAAACTTTATTCGGACGTCTGTTTAAGTAG
- a CDS encoding ribosome-associated heat shock protein implicated in the recycling of the 50S subunit — MRLDKFLKVSRLIKRRTVANEACDAGRVLVNDKVAKASVNVKTGDLIEIQFGNKSVKVEVLDVQETVKKEAAKDLFKYL; from the coding sequence ATGAGATTAGATAAATTTTTAAAAGTATCAAGATTGATCAAAAGAAGAACGGTTGCAAATGAAGCTTGTGATGCTGGTCGTGTACTAGTGAATGATAAAGTTGCAAAGGCTTCTGTCAATGTAAAGACAGGCGACCTTATTGAGATCCAATTTGGTAACAAATCGGTTAAAGTAGAAGTACTCGATGTGCAGGAAACTGTAAAAAAGGAAGCTGCAAAAGATTTGTTTAAGTATTTATAG